Sequence from the Actinomyces slackii genome:
GCGCGGAGACCGAGGTCCTGGTGGGCGTGGCCGGGCGCGTGGTCTTCCTGCGCAACACCGGCAAGCTGTGCTTCGTCACCCTCATGGATGGCGCGGGCACCACTCTTCAGGCCATGCTCTCGGCCAAGTCCCTGCCCGGCTCCGGGCACTCCAGCCTGGCGGCCTTCAAGGCGGATGTGGACCTGGGCGATCATCTCTTCGTCCACGGCCGCGTGGGCTGCTCGCGGCGCGGCGAGCTCTCGGTGTTCGCCGAGCCCATCCTGCGCGAGGGCGCCGAGCTGGCCGAGGCCTGCGATGACGATATTGAGGTCCCGGCCTGGCGCATCGCCTCCAAGGCCCTGCGCCCACTGCCCAAGACCTGGACCAATGAGGCCGGGGAGACGGTGACCCTCTCGGAGGAGCAGCGGGTGCGCCGTCGGGAGCTGGACCTCATCACCAGGCCCGCCGCGCGGGACATGGTGCGCACGCGGGCCGCCGTCGTGCGCTCCATCCGCGAGAACTTCCACGGCCGCGACTACCTGGAGCTGGAGACCCCCATGCTCCAGGTCATCCACGGCGGGGCGTCCGCGCGGCCCTTCGTCACCCACATGAACGCCTTCGACACGGACCTCTACCTGCGCATCGCCACGGAGATCTACCTTAAGCGCGCCGTGGTGGGCGGCGTGGACCGCGTCTTCGAGATCAACCGGAACTTCCGCAATGAGGGCGTGGACTCCTCCCACTCCCCGGAGTTCACCGCCCTGGAGGCCTACGAGGCCTACTCGGACTACCACGGCATGGCCGAGCTGACCCGTGACCTCATCCAGGTCGCCGCCCGCGACGCGCTGGGCCTGGAGGAGGGCAAGGAGATCGTCACGCTGGCCGACGGCACCGAGTACGACCTGTCCGGCCAGTGGCGCCAGATCGACCTGTACACCTCGGTCTCCGAGGCCGTCGGCGAGGAGATCACCGTGGAGACTCCTCGCGAGCAGCTGGTGCGGATCGCCGAGAGGCTGGACCTGGAGGTGGATGACTACGCGGTGGCCGGCAAGATCGTCGAGGACATCTTCGAGGTGACCGTGGGCGATGA
This genomic interval carries:
- a CDS encoding lysine--tRNA ligase — its product is MTDAHELQQSPVPEPAESGEAPRPASDPGPGEQFQVRAGKRERLREEGWDPYPVSVPVTTTIAEVRAAHGHLEAGAETEVLVGVAGRVVFLRNTGKLCFVTLMDGAGTTLQAMLSAKSLPGSGHSSLAAFKADVDLGDHLFVHGRVGCSRRGELSVFAEPILREGAELAEACDDDIEVPAWRIASKALRPLPKTWTNEAGETVTLSEEQRVRRRELDLITRPAARDMVRTRAAVVRSIRENFHGRDYLELETPMLQVIHGGASARPFVTHMNAFDTDLYLRIATEIYLKRAVVGGVDRVFEINRNFRNEGVDSSHSPEFTALEAYEAYSDYHGMAELTRDLIQVAARDALGLEEGKEIVTLADGTEYDLSGQWRQIDLYTSVSEAVGEEITVETPREQLVRIAERLDLEVDDYAVAGKIVEDIFEVTVGDDLWEPTFVFDFPEDTSPLTRYHRSRPGLTEKWDLYIRGMETATAYSELADPVVQRERFEAQALAAANGDPEAMILDEDFLVAMEQGFPPCGGMGMGIDRVLMALTGQGIRETITFPIVKRG